A stretch of Aquarana catesbeiana isolate 2022-GZ unplaced genomic scaffold, ASM4218655v1 unanchor235, whole genome shotgun sequence DNA encodes these proteins:
- the LOC141121944 gene encoding uncharacterized protein, translated as MEEWEYLEGHKDLYKDVMMDNQPPLTSPDGSSNGNPPERCPRPLYSWDSTQEGHTIPHHHQSGNLRDPKIEVKEEIKEEDDEDGVMEESEFLKEHKDLYQDTMVESSSYRNLPERCPRPLYSQDFTQEGHTIPHCYKSGDPIDIEFEVKSEEEERYVRDDQQSMEEDGITGTFIEEDTPTEISTVDGREMRKTSEDCLTLSPDCKVEDEDITQYSPGENPATSNVHPPPHSVDGPSYSSYPEEPQTVRDGAVLPTDKSFSCTECGKCFRFKSHLNVHKRFHTGEKPHPCPECGKCFIQKSDLVIHQRSHTGEKPYSCLECGKCFSRKSHLYTHERFHTGEKPYSCPECKKCFSQKASLSTHQRSHTGEKPYSCPECGKCFSQKSHLSTHQKSHTGKKLYSCPECGKCFPRKSHLSTHQRSHTGERPYSCPECGKCFSQKSHLSTHQRSHTGEKPYPCPECGKCFSVNSCLYRHQRSHTGEKPYSCPECGKCFSVKCNLDTHQRSHTGEKPHSCPECGKCFSVKSNLDTHQISHTGEKPYSCPECGKCFPQKSHLYRHQRSHTGEKPHSCPE; from the exons atggaggagtgggagtatttagaaggacacaaggatctctacaaggacgtcatgatggacaatcagccgcccctcacatcaccgg atggatccagtaatgggaacccacccgagagatgtccccgtcctctgtattcctgggattccacacaggaaggtcacaccatccctcaccatcatcag agtggaaacctgagagatcctaaaattgaggttaaagaagagataaaagaggaggatgatgaggatggggtgatggaggaatcagagtttctaaaagaacacaaagatctgtaccaggacaccatggtggagtcatccagctacagaaatctaccagagagatgtccccgtcctctgtattcccaggacttcacacaggaaggtcacaccatccctcactgttacaag agtggagatccaattgatatagaatttgaggttaaatcagaagaagaagagaggtatgtgagggatgatcagcagtctatggaggaggatggaataacggggacatttatagaggaggacactcctacagagatcagcacag tagatggacgggagatgaggaaaacctcagaggattgtctcactttgtctccagactgtaaagtagaagatgaggacatcacacagtatagtccaggagaaaacccggctacctcaaatgtccatcccccaccacacagtgtagatggaccatcgtattcctcttatcctgaggaacctcagactgtgagggacggtgccgttcTTCCTACAgataagagcttttcctgtactgagtgcgggaagtgtttccgttttaaatcccatcttaatgtgcataaaagatttcacacaggtgagaagccgcatccctgtcctgagtgcgggaaatgctttatacaaaaatcagaccttgtcatacatcagcgatctcacacgggggaaaagccgtattcctgtcttgagtgcggaaaatgtttttcacggaagtcccatctttacacacatgagagatttcacacaggggagaagccatattcctgtcctgagtgcaagaAATGTTTTTCGCAGAAggccagtctttccacacatcagagatctcacacgggggagaagccatattcctgtcctgagtgtgggaaatgtttttcacagaagtcccatctttccacacatcagaaatctcacacggggAAGAAGCTGtactcctgtcctgagtgtgggaaatgttttccacgtaagtcccatctttccacacatcagagatctcacacaggggagaggccgtattcctgtcctgagtgcgggaaatgtttttcacagaagtcccacctttccacacatcagagatctcacacaggagagaagccgtatccctgtcctgagtgtgggaaatgtttttctgtGAATTcctgtctttacagacatcagagatctcacacgggtgagaagccgtattcctgtcctgagtgcgggaaatgtttttcagtgaagtgcaatcttgacacacatcagagatctcacacgggggagaagccgcattcctgtcctgagtgcgggaaatgtttttcagtgaagtccaatctagACACACATCAgatatctcacacgggggagaagccatattcctgtcctgagtgtgggaaatgttttccacagaagtcccatctttatagacatcagagatctcacacgggcgagaagccgcattcctgtcctgagtga
- the LOC141121943 gene encoding uncharacterized protein, with translation MMDNQPPLTSPDGSSNGNPPERCPRPLYSRDSTQEGHTIPHHHQSGNLRNDNIVVKEEYKEEDEEYGVMEEFSEGHKDMMEPPNTRNPPERCPRPLYSRHSTQEGHTIPHCYKSGDPIDIEFEVKSEEEERYVRDDQQSMEEDGITRTFIEEDTPTEISTVDGREMRKTSEDCLTLSPDCKVEDEDITQYSPGENPTTSNVHPAPHSVDGPSYSSYPEEPQTVRDGAVLPTEKRFSCTECGKCFRFKSNLNVHKRSHTGEKPYSCPECRKCFIQKSDLVRHQRSHTGEKPYSCLECGKCFSRKSHLYTHQRSHTREKPYSCPECRKCFSQKSSLSTHQKSHTGQKPYSCPECGKCFSVKSHLSTHQKSHTGEKPYSCPECRKCFSQKSHLFTHQRSHTGEKPYSCPECGKCFSVKSSLSIHQRSHTGEKPYSCPECGKCFSVNSCLYRHQRSHTGEKPYSCPECGKCFSVKSHLDTHQRSHTGEKPHSCPECGKCFSVKYNLDTHQRSHMGEKLHSCPECGKCFSQKSDLYTHQISHTEGKLYSCPECGKCFLQKFNLYMHQRSHTGEKPYSCPECGKCFSHKSNLYTHQRSHTGEKPYACPECGKCFSQNSHLYRHQRSHTGEKRLSCPE, from the exons atgatggacaatcagccgcccctcacatcaccgg atggatccagtaatgggaacccaccagagagatgtccccgtcctctgtattcccgggattccacacaggaaggtcacaccatccctcaccatcatcag agtggaaacctcaggaatgataatattgttgttaaagaagagtataaagaggaggatgaggagtatggagtaatggaggagttttcagaaggacacaaggatatgatggagccacctaataccaggaacccaccagagagatgtccccgtcctctgtattcccggcattccacacaggaaggtcacaccatccctcactgttacaag agtggagatccaattgatatagaatttgaggttaaatcagaagaagaagagaggtatgtaagggatgatcagcagtctatggaggaggatggaataacgaggacatttatagaggaggacactcctacagagatcagcacag tagatggacgggagatgaggaaaacctcagaggattgtctcactttgtctccagactgtaaagtagaagatgaggacatcacacagtatagtccaggagaaaacccgactacctcaaatgtccatccggcaccacacagtgtggatggaccatcgtattcctcttatcctgaggaacctcagactgtgagggacggtgccgtccttccaacagagaagaggttttcctgtactgaatgcgggaagtgtttccgttttaaatcCAATCTTAATGTGCACAAAagatctcacaccggggagaagccgtattcctgtcctgagtgcaggaaatgctttatacaaaaatcagaccttgtcagacatcagagatctcacacaggggaaaagccgtattcctgtcttgagtgtggaaaatgtttttcaaggaagtcccatctttacacacatcagagatctcacacgagggagaagccgtattcctgtcctgagtgcaggaaatgtttttcacagaagtccagtctttccacacatcagaaatctcacacggggcagaagccgtattcctgtcccgagtgcgggaaatgtttttcagtgaaatctcatctttccacacatcagaaatctcacacgggggagaagccgtattcctgtcctgagtgcaggaaatgtttttcacagaagtcccatcttttcacacatcagagatctcacacgggggagaagccgtattcctgtcctgagtgcgggaaatgtttttcagtaaagtccagtctttccatacatcagagatctcacacaggagagaagccatattcctgtcctgagtgtggaaaatgtttttctgtGAATTcctgtctttacagacatcagagatctcacacaggtgagaagccatattcatgtcctgagtgcgggaaatgtttttcagtaaagtcccatcttgacacacatcagagatctcacacgggggagaagccacattcctgtcctgagtgcgggaaatgtttttcagtgaagtacaatcttgacacacatcagagatctcacatgggggagaagctgcattcctgtcctgagtgcgggaaatgtttttcacagaagtccgatctttacacacatcagataTCTCATACGGAGgggaagctgtattcctgtcctgagtgtgggaaatgttttttacagaagtTCAATCTTTAcatgcatcagagatctcacacgggggagaagccatattcctgtcctgagtgcgggaaatgtttttcacataagtccaatctttacacacatcagagatctcacacaggggagaagccgtatgcctgtcctgagtgtgggaaatgtttttcacagaattcccatctttacagacatcagagatctcacacgggggagaagcgactttcctgtcctgagtga